In a genomic window of Sarcophilus harrisii chromosome 4, mSarHar1.11, whole genome shotgun sequence:
- the LOC116423594 gene encoding LOW QUALITY PROTEIN: trace amine-associated receptor 9-like (The sequence of the model RefSeq protein was modified relative to this genomic sequence to represent the inferred CDS: inserted 2 bases in 1 codon; substituted 1 base at 1 genomic stop codon) has translation MEILEDSHVEMRINTSYQLAAVQLCFENVNGSCIKTSYSPTARMILYMFFGFGAVLAVFGNLLVITAILHFKQLHTPTDFLIASLAGADFLVGLTVMPFSMVRSVESCWYFGDSYYKFHXCFDGSFCYASLFHLCFISIDRYIAVTDPLVYPTKFTVPISGICIAVSXGCSVTYSFSLFYTGVNDDGLEDLVIALTCVGGCQAAMNQDWVLFGFLLFFIPTIAILILYGKIFLVAKHQARKIESTSSQIQNSAEKYKDRVTKRERKAAKTLGIAMAVFLVSWLPYFIDSLIDAYMNFITPPYIFEILLWCVYYNSAMNPLIYAFFYPWFRKAIKLIVSGRVLRNGSSEMNLFSEKAELHK, from the exons ATGGAAATACTGGAAGACTCACACGTGGAAATGAGGATCAACACTTCTTACCAACTTGCTGCTGTGCAGCTCTGTTTTGAGAATGTCAATGGATCCTGCATCAAAACCTCATATTCTCCCACAGCTCGAATGATTCTGTATATGTTTTTTGGCTTTGGGGCTGTGCTAGCAGTGTTTGGCAACTTGCTGGTCATCACTGCCATTCTTCACTTTAAGCAGCTACATACACCTACAGACTTCCTCATTGCTTCCTTAGCCGGTGCTGACTTTTTGGTTGGACTCACTGTGATGCCCTTTAGCATGGTGAGGTCAGTGGAGAGTTGCTGGTACTTTGGGGACAGTTATTATAAATTTCA ATGTTTTGATGGGTCATTTTGCTATGCTTCTCTCTTCCATTTGTGTTTCATCTCCATTGATAGATATATTGCTGTCACTGATCCTCTGGTCTATCCAACAAAGTTTACAGTACCCATTTCAGGTATATGCATTGCTGTGTCCTGAGGTTGTTCAGTAACAtatagtttttctctcttttatacaGGGGTCAATGATGATGGGTTGGAGGATTTGGTAATTGCTCTCACTTGTGTAGGAGGTTGTCAGGCTGCAATGAATCAAGACTGGGttctctttggatttcttttgttctttatacCAACAATTgccattctcattttatatggTAAAATTTTTTTGGTAGCTAAACACCAGGCTAGAAAGATAGAAAGTACCAGCAGTCAAATCCAGAACTCTGCAGAGAAGTATAAGGACAGAGTGACCAAACGAGAGAGAAAGGCTGCTAAAACACTGGGGATTGCTATGGCTGTGTTTCTTGTCTCTTGGCTGCCATATTTCATTGATTCACTAATTGATGCTTATATGAACTTCATAACTCCCCCTTATATCTTTGAGATCTTACTATGGTGTGTTTACTACAACTCAGCTATGAATCCCTTGATCTATGCTTTCTTTTACCCTTGGTTTCGGAAAGCAATTAAGCTAATTGTAAGTGGCAGAGTCTTGAGGAATGGTTCTTCAGAGatgaatttattttctgaaaaagCAGAACTACATAAATGA